The sequence CACTGCTGGACTTAGAGCAGGAAATGCTTGAAATTACGGAAAAAATGGGCGATGCTACGCCTGATGAGTTGGATTTGCTGCTGGAGCAAATGGGTGATATTCAGGAACAGCTGGATATCGGCGATTTCTATATGATCGATGTAAAAGTAGAGGATATGGGCAACGGACTGGGCCTCTCAGCTATAGGTTTGGATCGCGATGTCTCTACACTCAGTGGTGGACAACGGACTAAGGTTCTTCTAGCGAAGCTGCTGCTGGAGAAACCGACGGTACTGCTGCTCGATGAGCCTACCAACTATTTGGATGTGGAGCATATCGATTGGCTGACCAACTACTTGAGACAGTACCCGTACGCGTTCATGCTGATCTCCCATGATACTGAATTCATGAATAAAGTTGTGGATATCATTTATCATTTGGAGTTTACGAAGCTGACACGCTACTCAGCCAACTATGAGAAATTCTTGGAAATGGCAGGAATGAACAAATCCGCGCACATTGATGCTTATGAGAAGCAGCAGGAATTTATTAAAAAGCAAGAGGATTTCATTCAGCGCAATAAAGCGCGTCTATCCACTTCAAGCCGGGCGAAGAGCCGTGAGAAGCAATTGGATCGGATGGAGCGGATCGATCGTCCTGAGGAAGCAGCGAAGCCGACATTCCAGTTTAAGGAAAGCCGGGCTAGTGCCAAAGTGGTCTTCGAAGGCGTGGATTTCGAGATTGGATATGACCGTCCTTTGCTGCCGAAATTGAATATGACGATTGAACGCGGTGAGAAGATTGCCATCGTGGGCTGTAATGGTGTCGGTAAATCGACACTGCTGAAATCTATTCTGGGTGTACTTCCAGTTTACAGCGGTAAGACTTATCTCGGTGATTTACTGAATGCCTCTTACTTCGAACAAGAGGTTAAGGCAGCCAATATTACACCTATTGATGATGTCTGGAATGAATTCTCCAGTCTAACGCAGAATGAAGTGCGATCTCATCTGGCGCGTTGCGGACTGAAGAACGATCATATTACCCGTCCACTGAGCATGCTAAGTGGGGGAGAACAAGCTAAGGTTCGTCTATGTAAGCTGTTGATGCGTGAGAGCAACTGGGTTCTGTTTGATGAGCCGACGAATCACCTTGATATTGTGGCCAAGGCAGAGTTGAAGCGTGCGTTGAAGGAATATAAGGGCACGATTCTTCTAGTTTCCCATGAACCAGAATTTTATGAAGATTGGGTCACCAAAATTTGGGATGTTGAGCAGTGGTCACAACAGTCTGTATAAGTTAATCAGAATCCGGAGAGGAGCAGTTGATACTGCTGCTCTCCGGCTTTTACATATAGGGGGCCTCCAGAATGATCCATAATGAAGAAAGTAAAAAGGTAGCGCCTGCATCCGCAGAAGGACGGGATGGCCGCTATTCGCGGCAGGTTCGTTTTACACCGTTTGGTGCAGAAGGTCAACTTGGACTTGCGAGTTCCAGTGTGCTTGTAGTAGGCGCCGGTGCGCTGGGCACAGGAATTGCTGAAACATTGGCCCGTTGTGGTGTTGGGCGAATTATTATTGCTGACCGCGACTATGTGGAGTGGAGCAACTTGCAGCGTCAGCAGCTGTATACGGAGGAAGATGCTAGACAGCGCATGCCGAAGGCTGCTGCAGCCAAGGCAAGACTTCAGCAGATAAACTCAGATATAACGATAGAGTCCCATGTTCTGGATGTGCGTGCAGAGGAGCTTGAAAGCTTGCTGCCGGGAGTGGATCTCATTATGGATGGAACGGATAATTTTGATACCCGATTGATTATCAATGACATGGCGCAGAAGTACAACATCCCCTGGATTTATGGAGCCTGTGTAGGCAGCTATGGCATCACTTATACTATTCTTCCAGGTGAGACTCCCTGTCTGAATTGTCTGCTTGGTACGGTTCCGCTGGGTGGAGATACCTGTGACACGGTAGGCATTCTCCCGCAGGCTGTACAACTGGTTACGGCAAACGGTACAGCGGAGGCGCTTAAGCTGTTAGGTGGACGCAGGGAACAGTTGAGAGGCAAGCTGCTTACGTTCGACGTATGGCGTAATGAACATCAAGAGATCGGAGTAAGCGCTGCGAAGAAGGAGCATTGTCCTTCTTGCGGTAGCCAGCCTATTTATCCGTACCTTACTGCGGCCAATACGGAGCGGAGCGATGTGCTTTGCGGGAGGGATACTGTACAGATCCGTCCTGCTCGGCGTCAGCAGATCAATCTGGAGGAGACAGCCAGCCGTTTATCCCGGATCGAAAATGGTAAGGTAGACAGTAATCCCTATCTGGTATCCTTTAGAGAAGGCGACTATCGGATGGTAATTTTCGCCGATGGTAGGGCATTAATTCATGGAACCAGTGATATTGCGGCTGCACGCAGCTTTTATCACCGTTATTTTGGATAATTGGAATTGAGGAGGAGAACAGTATGAACAACGGAGCGATCAGACATATGGCTCTATTTACATTGAAATATTCGGTAGGTGCACTAGAGACCGAAGCTTTCCTGAAGGATGGGGCAGACATATTGAGCGCTATACCGGTTGTGCAGAATTTTGAGGTGCTGCGTCAAGTAAGTGCGAAGTGTGAATATGATTTTGGGTTTTCGATGGAATTCGAGAATCAGGAAGCTTATGAGACTTATAATAACTATCCTAGTCATCAGACTTTTGTGAAGGAACGTTGGGATACTGAGGTTGTGAAATTCCAAGAGATCGACTTAACTAAGTAATCCTTTAGAATGTCTTGTCTGCATCCGGGGAATCCTAGTTCTATCTGCGACGGCTTTGTCCGCGCAAGGCTGATCTGGATGCGGGGGATATCCGTGAATGAACGAATTGTATGGTACGTGTCTGAGCACCGAGAGGAAGAGCGTGTTGCTCTTGAACGGGTGTTGGAGGAGCTTGGACTGGAGGCAACAATGAGCGAAGATCCTGAGGATCTTCGCTCATTGTTATCCAGAGTAGAGCCTGTTTTACTGCTAACAGAGCTGTATGATGCTGGTAGATGGGAAGGATGGGACATCATATCCGCGATAAGAGAGGAAGGGGTAGTTCTGCCAGTCATAGTTATCTCCGACGATCGTTCCGGTGAAGGGGCTGTGGCGGCTTTTGAAGCGGGAGCTAATGATTATTTGGCAAAACCTGTACATCTAGGTGAATTCAAATGCAGAATTCTTAATGTATTAGGGCTCACCCGTCGAAGACAAGGACTGAATAATCTACTCAAAATCGATGGATTGATACTCGATCCTAGCCGCCGGCTCGTAAGCCGGGAGGGGAAAGAGATGATTATGACTCCCAAAGAATTCGATCTGCTCTATTATCTCGCAGCAAATCTCGGTGATGTATGTCCACGGAACGAAATATTGAGGCATGTATGGGGATATCACTTCCAAGCCGATACTAATGTTGTGGATGTCTATATCAGGCACCTTCGTCTTAAGGTGGATAAAGGCTACCGTAATAAGCTGATTCATACTGTACGCGGGACAGGGTATGTAATGAGGGCGCCAGTGAGCAGCGCCACATGCTGAACCCAAATCTCTAATATAGACATAACACTATGATTAAGAGCTGTTACAGAACGCGGCGGGCCTTCAGGTAGGTTCTTTTCCAGTTGCCAGAGTTGAGATCAGAGATTGTTACACCTGGAGATCCGTATGTGTGCAGGATTTTTCCGTTGCCAGCATAAACAGCTACGTGTGTTACATTTCTGCCGTTTGCTCTACTGCCACTAGAGAAAAACACCAGATCACCGACGCGAAGATTAGCTTTCGAGACAGCCGTCCCAACCTTTGATTGAGCTACTGAAGAACGGGGCAAATTAACGCCATATTTACTAAAAATATATTTCATGAACGAAGAGCAGTCGAAAGATCGGGTTGTTGAAGTAGATGCCCCAAATTCATAACGAACGCCCATATATTTTTTGCCAAGGTTAACGATGGCTTGTCCTGTTGAAGAAGTAACAGATGCTGCTGCAACGGGTGCTGTGCCAGCTCCAGTTGCCATCAGAGTACTCATTCCAATCGTGGTGCACATTCCTACTATAATTGCTTGTTTAAACCATTGGTGCTTTATCATGTTGTAATACCTCCCAGGTTTGTAAGTATGATTCTGTCTATCTTGCTAGCTTGCCTGATTCGTAGTATAGCAGGTTCTCTATGCCCTAAATATTGGTTAGTAGGCTCCAAATGCAGACTGAGCCTAGGTTGTAAGCGTTATATTAAAATTTCATTAAAAGTTACAAAAAATTAATATTTATATGATCGCCAACAAAATAAAACCGATAAATCCTTCAACAGCAAAGGATTACCGGTTTTTAGAATTTGAAACAAAGGTTACAACGATGTATCTAATTGAATATGTACTTAGTCTTTACTCTGAATAATAAGCAGCAATCCACTCTCAATGGTAACTGTACCTATTGGAGCTGCTAGCTTATTGCTTACCCCGAGCGATTGTCCAAGTTTCAGGGTGGCGTCTGTTAGTGGATATTGAAATCCTTGAAGTGTAATCCCCGTCACTTCTGGAGTTAAAGGCAGTAGCGAAACATAAGTATATCCCCGCTCTTCAACAAGGGCCTGTGAGCCAGTGAGTGTTACAAAGTTATGGGAGTCCATTACAGAGCAGCTAACCTGCCGCTGAAGTGCGCGTGTCATCATTTGAATGCTGGCTAGCGTATGGTCAATTCTTGTTCCTGTTACACCCAACATTAATATGGATTCAGGTTGGGTATTTAACGCCAGATCAAGCGCCATCTCACTATCTGTTAAATCTTTGTTTACTGCGTCGCAAGTAATGGTCTCTCTGCTTCCAGATTGAATCTTTTCAAACGTACCCGGCGGGATGGAGTCAAAATCACCAACTGAAATATCAGGTGTATATCCGTGGGTAATCAGGAACAGGGCTCCCCGATCCGCACCGATAATAAAATCTTCTTCATCTAATAGGGTCAAATACTCCGGAGACAGTTCTCCGCCTGCAAAAATAACGACTCGTTTGGACGGCATAACAATCCTCTCCTTTACTTAGATCTATAGTTTGTCATCCTGTCCAAGTATAATGCAGATCGAAAAGTTGTACAATTGACTTAGACAGCGCTAAAATGATTAGTGTAAGAAAGTTTTTGTAGAATATTGTAATCTTAATAGGGAAAAACGGCTTGGAGGTGAAAGAGATCGTAAGAGTGCTTTTTGTATGTCTCGGTAATATTTGCCGCTCGCCTATGGCTGAAGCTGTTCTGCGTCACAAAATTAGTGAACGCGATCTATCGCAGGAAATTGTTGTAGACTCAGCTGGGACTGGAGACTGGCATATTGGCAAAGTCCCACATGAGGGGACTCGGCATATTCTTGATCAAAAAGGAATCGGATATAAAGATATGACGGCCCGTCTGGTAATCAGTGACGACTTTCAAAAGTTTGATTATATTGTCTGCATGGACAGATCAAATGCGGATAATGTACGCAAGATCCCCGGCGGAGAGCAGGCCAAGCTGTTGTTCTTCATGGATCTGCTGCCAGAGGAAGAACTGCGGGAAGTACCGGACCCTTATTTCACAGGAAATTTCGAGCAAGTATACGATTTGATTAATGCTGGCTGTGACGTATTTTTGGAGAAAATAATCAGAGAGAACTTGAAAGCGTGATCACTGGGAATAACGTACATACTGTTCTTAAGATGTTCACTTTTTCCTTCTATCAATGAGTCTTTAAGTGTTTAAGAAATAGAGTAGTGATTCCGGAAGCTCATTTTGCCAGAATCCCCAGAGATGGCGTCCGTCCTTTTCCCGGTAGGAAACAGTCGCTCCGCGTGACTCAAGCAAAGCTTTAGTTTCGCGGTTCATTTCAACAAAATTGTAGATACCGGTATCGGTCTTGTAATCCGTTTCCTGTAATCCAACTACCATGTTGATGTTAAGCCAAGAGAGATCCTCTTCCTGAGCTAGCATTTCACGGGATTCAGGATAAAACGCACCGGAAAGGCTTAGGATACGATTGAAAATGGACGGATAAGCCAAGGCGAGGTGAAGCGAAACACTGCCTCCGAGCGAATCTCCGGCAAGGATGCGTTCAGCAGGGGTGCGGCGCACTGGATAATTGTGTTCAATGTAGGGAATAATCTCTTCGCCGAAGCAAGAGAGGTACTGCTTGAACCTGCTGCCAAAAGGAGCATATTCTTGCGTTCTAACTGCAACATCCACTTCAACACCTACAATAATAAAGGGTTCTACGTTTTCTTCGAGAATCAGGCGTCCTGCGAGTGTAGCAATACGGCCGAAGTTGAAGAACTCCTCACCGTCCTGGCAATAGACAACAGGATAACTAAGAACTTCGTTATAGCCAGGTGGAAGGTAAATACGCAGTTTTCGGTCCTCCTGGAGGTATTCGCTCCAGATGGTTTGCTTAACAATTGTACGTTTCAGAAAAACAGGTTCGCTCATAGTTGTTTCCTCAGCTTTCTTGTCGATTTTTGCAATAGTTCTAGCATTACGTTAAATTTATTCCAGCGCCAAGTGTGTCATATGTCATTTACTCGTCAAGAAAAATGTATTCTGTTATACAACATTCGCTCGTCTGTTATACATACAAAATATATGGAAACATAAATTTTATACGTATTCCTTTGACGAAATGGACAAAACAGGTGTATAATAATATTATAACAGAGGCAGCTGATATTCAAATATTTTTATTGAGGTGAAGATAATGAGCAAAGTTCCTTATGAAGTGTATACAGAGGATGTGGAGGCTCTTTCGGTGCTTTCCCCGGAAGGTGAAATTATCAATAAAGATAAAATGCCTGCACTTACTGACGATCAATTGAAAGAAATTATGTTCAGAATGGTGTTTACCCGTACTTGGGATGATCGCGCAGTTAATCTTGGTCGTCAAGGCCGTCTGGGTTTCTATGCACCGGTATCCGGTCAGGAAGCGACGATGGTTGGTAGTGAATTCGCCTTGGAGAAAGAAGATTTCGTATGCCCGGGTTACCGCGACATTCCGCAGCTCGTCTGGCACGGACTTCCATTATACCAGGCTTTCTTGTATTCTCGTGGCCACCAGCACGGTGGAGAAATTCCTGAAGGTGTAAATGTGCTGATGCCTCAGATTATCATTGGTGCGCAGATTTTGCACGCTACAGGGATCGCAATGGGCTACAAGCTGAAGAAACAGAAGAGCGTTGCAATTGCCTATACAGGTGATGGCGGTTCTTCCGAAGGCGATTTCTATGAAGGTATGAACTTTGCAGGACGCTTTAAACTGCCAGTTATCTTCTTTGTACAAAATAATGGTTATGCAATTACGACTCCGTTCGCCAAACAAACGGCTTCCAAATCGATCGCTCACAAAGCTATTGCAGCAGGTATTCCCGGCGTCAAAGTTGATGGTATGGATATCTTTGCAGTTATCAGTGCAGTACAAGACGCTGCTGTACGTGCTCGTAATGGCGAAGGCGCAACACTGATTGAAGCTGTGACTTACCGTTTCCGTCCACATTCCCTTTCTGACGATGCCAGTAAATATCGTTCTAAAGAAGAAGAAGGACAATGGAATGAGAAAGACCCAATCGCCCGTCTTGCCAAGTATTTGGAGAAGAAAGGCCTCTGGACCGATGAAGATACAGCACGTGTGAGAGAAGAAGCGAAAGCAACTGTGAATGAGCAGATTAAAAAAGCAGAGCAAACACCGAAAATGACCATTTCCGGTCTGATTGATACAATGTATGAAACAACTCCACAGTATCTGGAAGAGCAAAAAGCCGATTTTGAATAAGGGGGATAACAGGCAATGGCACAAATGAATATGAAAGAAGCGATCCGCGACGCAATGCGCGTTGAACTGAATCGTGACCCTAACGTTCTTATCTTCGGAGAGGATGTAGGTAATGTAGGTGGCGTATTCCGTGTAACGGAAGGGCTGCAGAAGGAGTTTGGCGAAGATCGTGTATTCGATACTCCGCTGGCTGAATCCGCAATCGGCGGTTTAGCAGTGGGTCTAGGCATACAAGGTTTCCGTCCGATTGCTGAGATTCAGTTCGTTGGTTTCATCTTTGAAGCGCTTGATCAGATCGTCATTCAGGCTGCGCGCTTGCGCTGGCGTTCAGGCGGTAAATATAATGCACCAATCGTATTCCGCACACCTTTTGGCGGCGGGGTTAAGGCAGCTGAGCTGCACACTGATTCCCTGGAAGGTCTGATCGCTCAAAGTCCAGGTATCAAAGTAGTCATTCCATCCAATCCTTATGATGCAAAAGGTCTGTTGATCGCGGCTATCCGTGACAATGACCCTGTATTCTTCATGGAGCATTTGAACTTGTATCATGCATTCCGTGCTGAAGTGCCAGAAGGCGAATATACCATTGAGCTTGGAAAAGCGAACATTGTTCGTGAAGGCACGGACGTCACCATTGTTACCTACGGCCTGATGGTACATACATCCACTAAAGCGGCCGAGCAGCTTGAAAAAGAAGGCATCAGTGTTGAGATCATCGATCTGCGCACGGTTAGTCCTATCGATATCGATACGATCATGACTTCTGTGAAGAAAACCAATCGTGTCATTGTTGTACAGGAAGCACAGAAGAGTGCAGGCGTAGCTGCTGAAGTTATCGCACAAATCAATGAAAAAGGCATACTCCATTTGGAAGCTCCAGTCCTTCGTATTGCAGGTCCTGATACTGTGTATCCGTTCGCGCAAATTGAAGATACCTGGCTCCCTAACCCTGCACGTATTATTGCAGGCGTGAAGAAAGTTATGGAATTTTAAATAATCTATCAGCATGAAGTGAATGCTTACAAAATTTTGGGAGGTTTTCGAGTTGGCAAAATTTGAGTACCGGTTCCCTGAACTAGGTGAAGGCCTGCATGAAGGCGAAATCATCAAAATGCATATCAAGGCCGGAGATAAAGTAACTGACGATGATATTGTTATGGAAGTTCAGAATGATAAAGCAGTAGTAGAAGTACCTTCTCCGGTAAACGGCACGGTGCTAGAAGTATTGACTAAGGATGGACAGGTTTGCCGTGTTGGCGACGTTGTGGCGATTATTGATGCTGAGGGCGATGTTCCTGAACAGGAAGCTCCGGCTGGAGACCACGGTTCCCAAGAGGCGGATGCCGCAAAAGGAAGCGCAGATACAACTTCTTCCCCTGCAGCAACTAGTCCAGCAGACGCTAAAGAAGGCGGAGCGGCAGTTTCAGCCGTACCAGCTCCTGACCGTGATGTTCTGGCAACACCAAGTGTCCGTAAATTTGCCCGCGATCAAAGTGTAGACATTTCGAAAGTGAATGGCAGCGGAAAAAATGGCAAAATCACTCACGAAGATGTTGAAGCCTTCTTGAGCGGTGGTTCGGCACCTGCAGCAGCAGTTACAGCAACTGAAGAAGCAGCTCCAAAAACAGAAACAAAAGCAGCAGCACCTGCACCAGCCGCTGGCAATGTTAGTCTTGAAGAAGAACGTGTGCCGTTCAAGGGCATTCGCAAAGCGATCGCTAATGCTATGGTTAAATCGGCTTACACTGCTCCACATGTTACCATCATGGATGAAGTAGACGTAACTGAACTGGTTGCCTTCCGTACCCGTATGAAGCCAGTTGCTGAGAAAAAAGGCGTTAAGGTAACCTACCTTCCGTTTATTGTCAAAGCACTCGTAGCAGCTTCCCGTCAATTCCCTGCACTTAATGCAATGATTGATGAAGAATCCAATGAAATTGTTTATAAGAAATATTACAACATCGGTATCGCTACCGATACAGATAACGGCTTGATCGTTCCAGTTATCAAGGATGCTGATCGTAAGAGCATCTGGATGATCGCCAGCAGTATCAGCGACCTGGCTTTGCGTGGACGTGATGGTAAGCTTGCATCGCATGAAATGAAAGGCAGCACGATCTCGATCAGCAACATCGGCTCTGCCGGCGGCATGTTCTTTACTCCAATCATTAATTTCCCAGAAGTGGCTATCCTCGGAACTGGCCGCATCACAGAGAAACCAGTTGTAAAGAATGGCGAAATCGTAGCGGCTCCTGTAATGGCCTTGTCCCTGAGCTTTGATCACCGAATTATTGATGGCGCAACAGCACAGAACTTCATGAATTACATCAAAATGCTGCTTGCTAATCCTGATATGCTAGTTATGGAGGTGTAACATATGGTAGTTGGAGATGCTTCACTCGATATTGATACTTTGATTATTGGTGCAGGTCCTGGTGGGTATGTGGCAGCTATTCGTGCCGCACAGCTCGGCCAGAAAGTTATAATCGTGGATAAATCGGAAGTGGGCGGCGTGTGCTTGAACCGCGGCTGTATTCCTTCCAAAGCGCTGATCTCTGCAGCACATCAATACGAATCTGCGCAGCATGGTGCAGTTTTCGGTGTTACGGCTGAGAACGTTAAGGTGGATTTCGCCAAAACTCAAGAGTTCAAGAATGGCGTTGTCAAAAGAATGACCAGCGGTGTATCTAGTCTCTTAAAAGGCAACAAAATTGAAGTGTTTAACGGTGAGTGCATGTTCATCAGCGACACGGAAGCACGTGTATTCAATGAACATGAATCTCCACGTTACCGTTTCAAGAACTGTATCATTGCGACCGGATCACGTCCGATCGAACTTAAGCCTTTCCCATTCGGTGGCCGTATTCTTTCCTCGACCGAAGCACTTGAACTTCCAGAAATTCCGAAGAGCATGATCGTTATCGGCGGTGGATACATCGGTGCTGAACTTGGCCAAATGTACTCTAAATTCGGCACTAAAGTAACGATTATTGAAGGTCTGGATACTGTTCTGCCAGGCTTCGATAAGGATATGACTCGTCTTGTTGCCAAGAACATGGCCAAGACTGGCATCGAAATCGTTACGAATGCCAAAGCTGAAAGTGCTGTACAGAATGACAAGGAAGTAACCGTGAAATACTCCGTTGGCGGCGAAGCCAAAGAAGTTACTGCGGAATACCTGCTCGTTACAGTCGGCCGTCGTCCGAACACGGATGGCGAACTAGGTCTAGATCTAATCGGTCTGGAACTTGACGAACGCGGATTGATTAAGGTTGACCATCAGGGTCGTACTAGCATTCCACATATCTATGCTATCGGGGACATTGTTCCTGGTCTGGCACTGGCTCATAAAGCTTCTTACGAAGGTAAAATCGCTGCTGAAGCGATCTCCGGACACAAATCTGTGGTTGACTACAAAGTCATCCCGGCTGTCGTGTTCACTGATCCTGAATGCTCTAGCGTAGGCTTGACTGAGAAGGAAGCGAAGGACAAAGGCTTTAAAGTGAAGAGTGGCAAGTTCCCGTTCGCTGGTAACGGCCGCGCAGTTTCTTTAAACGCTCCTGACGGCTTTATCAGACTTGTAGCTAACGAAGAGAACAATCTGGTTCTCGGCGCACAAATCGTGGGTATTGAAGCTTCCAACCTGATTGCTGAACTGGGTCTGGCGATTGAAATGGGCGCAACGCTTGAAGATATTGCTTTGACTATCCATGCCCATCCAACCCTTGGCGAAATTGTCATGGAAGCGGCTGAACTGGTAGAAGGCCATCCAATTCACGTAATGAAATAAATGCTTTTATAAGCTGTAGGAGGTTGTCCCAATGCCAGTAATGGCTAGGGGCAGCCTTTTTTGGTGACTTACTGAGAGTTGATTCCTAATATTGTGGTTGATATACTGTAAAGCAAGTTGTGTTGTAGAGATATATGGAACTTACATTCATATACTGGGAGCGATATGTTAGAAATATTGAAACATTCTATATCAGATGATGAAAGAATAAATGAATATGAGAAAAAGGATGTACATGATGCGAGCTGATAAATTACGGTTAGGTGATGAAATACGAATTATTTCGCCATCTAGAAGCTTAGCTTTAATATCGACCGAGCAAAGAGAACAGGCTAAAAGGCAACTTGAGAGCATTGGTTTTAGAATCTCATTTTCAAAAAATTCATTGGAAACTGATGAGTTTGCCTCTTCAACGATCGAATCGCGAATTGAGGATCTGCACGATGCTTTTTTGGACCCAAACGTCAAGGGCATATTAACTACCCTCGGCGGCTTTAATTGTAATCAGTTATTGAGGTACATAGATTATTCAATCATAGAATCTAACCCCAAAAGACTATGCGGATATTCTGATATTACAGCATTAAGTAATGCCATTTTTGCTAAAACTGGTCTTATCACCTATTCTGGCCCACATTTTTCTACTTTCGCAATGCTCCATGGTAATGAGTATACTGTTGAATATTTCCAGAAAATAATGCTAAGCAATGAAGAGATTATCCTTAAGGCTTCAGATCAATGGAGTGATTATGATTGGCATTTAGACCAGGAGAACCGTATATTCTCGAAGAATGAGGGGCCATACATCATTAATGCTGGACACGCGCAGGGAATTCTGATTGGTGGCAATCTATGTACATTAAATCTGCTGCAAGGAACTGAGTTTATGCCTAGCTTATTGAATTCAATACTTTTTCTAGAGGATGATTACGAGTCACTTCCCGCCACTTTTGACAGAGACTTGCAATCGCTTATTCATCTGCCTGAATTTGGAAATGTTAAAGGAATTGTGATTGGCAGATTTCAAAAAGCATCGCAAATGACCGAGAATTTATTGAGAAAAATAATAAAATCAAAAAGAGAATTACTACGAATTCCTATCATTGCGGATGTGGATTTTGGGCATACCTCACCACAGATAACCTTTCCAATTGGAGGGCGAGTATCTA comes from Paenibacillus sp. 19GGS1-52 and encodes:
- the pdhA gene encoding pyruvate dehydrogenase (acetyl-transferring) E1 component subunit alpha, which codes for MSKVPYEVYTEDVEALSVLSPEGEIINKDKMPALTDDQLKEIMFRMVFTRTWDDRAVNLGRQGRLGFYAPVSGQEATMVGSEFALEKEDFVCPGYRDIPQLVWHGLPLYQAFLYSRGHQHGGEIPEGVNVLMPQIIIGAQILHATGIAMGYKLKKQKSVAIAYTGDGGSSEGDFYEGMNFAGRFKLPVIFFVQNNGYAITTPFAKQTASKSIAHKAIAAGIPGVKVDGMDIFAVISAVQDAAVRARNGEGATLIEAVTYRFRPHSLSDDASKYRSKEEEGQWNEKDPIARLAKYLEKKGLWTDEDTARVREEAKATVNEQIKKAEQTPKMTISGLIDTMYETTPQYLEEQKADFE
- a CDS encoding alpha-ketoacid dehydrogenase subunit beta; translated protein: MAQMNMKEAIRDAMRVELNRDPNVLIFGEDVGNVGGVFRVTEGLQKEFGEDRVFDTPLAESAIGGLAVGLGIQGFRPIAEIQFVGFIFEALDQIVIQAARLRWRSGGKYNAPIVFRTPFGGGVKAAELHTDSLEGLIAQSPGIKVVIPSNPYDAKGLLIAAIRDNDPVFFMEHLNLYHAFRAEVPEGEYTIELGKANIVREGTDVTIVTYGLMVHTSTKAAEQLEKEGISVEIIDLRTVSPIDIDTIMTSVKKTNRVIVVQEAQKSAGVAAEVIAQINEKGILHLEAPVLRIAGPDTVYPFAQIEDTWLPNPARIIAGVKKVMEF
- a CDS encoding low molecular weight protein-tyrosine-phosphatase: MVRVLFVCLGNICRSPMAEAVLRHKISERDLSQEIVVDSAGTGDWHIGKVPHEGTRHILDQKGIGYKDMTARLVISDDFQKFDYIVCMDRSNADNVRKIPGGEQAKLLFFMDLLPEEELREVPDPYFTGNFEQVYDLINAGCDVFLEKIIRENLKA
- a CDS encoding alpha/beta hydrolase-fold protein; translated protein: MSEPVFLKRTIVKQTIWSEYLQEDRKLRIYLPPGYNEVLSYPVVYCQDGEEFFNFGRIATLAGRLILEENVEPFIIVGVEVDVAVRTQEYAPFGSRFKQYLSCFGEEIIPYIEHNYPVRRTPAERILAGDSLGGSVSLHLALAYPSIFNRILSLSGAFYPESREMLAQEEDLSWLNINMVVGLQETDYKTDTGIYNFVEMNRETKALLESRGATVSYREKDGRHLWGFWQNELPESLLYFLNT
- a CDS encoding response regulator transcription factor — its product is MNERIVWYVSEHREEERVALERVLEELGLEATMSEDPEDLRSLLSRVEPVLLLTELYDAGRWEGWDIISAIREEGVVLPVIVISDDRSGEGAVAAFEAGANDYLAKPVHLGEFKCRILNVLGLTRRRQGLNNLLKIDGLILDPSRRLVSREGKEMIMTPKEFDLLYYLAANLGDVCPRNEILRHVWGYHFQADTNVVDVYIRHLRLKVDKGYRNKLIHTVRGTGYVMRAPVSSATC
- a CDS encoding Dabb family protein, with translation MNNGAIRHMALFTLKYSVGALETEAFLKDGADILSAIPVVQNFEVLRQVSAKCEYDFGFSMEFENQEAYETYNNYPSHQTFVKERWDTEVVKFQEIDLTK
- a CDS encoding ABC-F family ATP-binding cassette domain-containing protein encodes the protein MSLLTVEDVSHDFGGRTLFKDVTFRLLAGEHVGLVGANGVGKSTLMNILTGTLLKDSGKVEWTPRVRFGYLDQHTLLTPGKTVRDVLKDAFLPLLDLEQEMLEITEKMGDATPDELDLLLEQMGDIQEQLDIGDFYMIDVKVEDMGNGLGLSAIGLDRDVSTLSGGQRTKVLLAKLLLEKPTVLLLDEPTNYLDVEHIDWLTNYLRQYPYAFMLISHDTEFMNKVVDIIYHLEFTKLTRYSANYEKFLEMAGMNKSAHIDAYEKQQEFIKKQEDFIQRNKARLSTSSRAKSREKQLDRMERIDRPEEAAKPTFQFKESRASAKVVFEGVDFEIGYDRPLLPKLNMTIERGEKIAIVGCNGVGKSTLLKSILGVLPVYSGKTYLGDLLNASYFEQEVKAANITPIDDVWNEFSSLTQNEVRSHLARCGLKNDHITRPLSMLSGGEQAKVRLCKLLMRESNWVLFDEPTNHLDIVAKAELKRALKEYKGTILLVSHEPEFYEDWVTKIWDVEQWSQQSV
- a CDS encoding thiamine diphosphokinase, with the protein product MPSKRVVIFAGGELSPEYLTLLDEEDFIIGADRGALFLITHGYTPDISVGDFDSIPPGTFEKIQSGSRETITCDAVNKDLTDSEMALDLALNTQPESILMLGVTGTRIDHTLASIQMMTRALQRQVSCSVMDSHNFVTLTGSQALVEERGYTYVSLLPLTPEVTGITLQGFQYPLTDATLKLGQSLGVSNKLAAPIGTVTIESGLLLIIQSKD
- a CDS encoding C40 family peptidase is translated as MIKHQWFKQAIIVGMCTTIGMSTLMATGAGTAPVAAASVTSSTGQAIVNLGKKYMGVRYEFGASTSTTRSFDCSSFMKYIFSKYGVNLPRSSVAQSKVGTAVSKANLRVGDLVFFSSGSRANGRNVTHVAVYAGNGKILHTYGSPGVTISDLNSGNWKRTYLKARRVL
- a CDS encoding ThiF family adenylyltransferase yields the protein MIHNEESKKVAPASAEGRDGRYSRQVRFTPFGAEGQLGLASSSVLVVGAGALGTGIAETLARCGVGRIIIADRDYVEWSNLQRQQLYTEEDARQRMPKAAAAKARLQQINSDITIESHVLDVRAEELESLLPGVDLIMDGTDNFDTRLIINDMAQKYNIPWIYGACVGSYGITYTILPGETPCLNCLLGTVPLGGDTCDTVGILPQAVQLVTANGTAEALKLLGGRREQLRGKLLTFDVWRNEHQEIGVSAAKKEHCPSCGSQPIYPYLTAANTERSDVLCGRDTVQIRPARRQQINLEETASRLSRIENGKVDSNPYLVSFREGDYRMVIFADGRALIHGTSDIAAARSFYHRYFG